A region of Leifsonia xyli DNA encodes the following proteins:
- a CDS encoding sucrose phosphorylase, giving the protein MTGVDLLAYADRLGGDLPRLRALLDGPLRDFAGVHTLPFFVPFDGADAGFDPIDHGAVDPRLGTWDDVRAISANREVTADLIVNHVSSESAEFVDWLALGEESAHDGMFLTFDTVFPDRASEDDITAFYRPRPGLPFTAYRMADGRRRLVWTTFMPSQVDLDVANDRARAYLRRILAALHDGGVTTVRLDAVGYAVKTPGSDSFMTPETLEFVREIVALAREEGLRVLVEVHAHYTQQLAIAPLVDLVYDFALAPLLLHSLGTGTSDRLEEWLRIRPQNAITVLDTHDGIGIIDAGPSGDRPGLISQDDMAAIFARAAEATHGHSTIASVIPAWMSLPHQINATFFSALGADADAYLLCRAVQLWLPGRPQLYYVGLLGGLDDVALFQRTGQGRDVNRHVYTPQEFDAAMASDVTRAQLALVRLRSAHPAFSGEFGYRVEADALVLEWTLGDERATLEVAFAPEPRFRIHLEGVDGPLTADSVAALAAL; this is encoded by the coding sequence ATGACCGGCGTCGACCTCCTCGCCTACGCTGACCGCCTCGGCGGCGACCTTCCGCGCCTGCGTGCCCTTCTCGACGGCCCGCTCCGCGACTTCGCGGGCGTGCACACCCTGCCGTTCTTCGTGCCCTTCGACGGCGCCGACGCGGGCTTCGACCCGATCGACCACGGTGCCGTCGACCCCCGGCTGGGCACCTGGGACGACGTCCGCGCCATCTCGGCGAACCGGGAAGTCACCGCCGACCTGATCGTGAACCACGTCTCGAGCGAGTCCGCCGAGTTCGTGGACTGGCTGGCGCTCGGGGAGGAGTCCGCCCACGACGGCATGTTCCTCACCTTCGACACGGTCTTCCCCGATCGGGCCTCCGAGGACGACATCACCGCCTTCTACCGCCCCCGACCCGGACTGCCGTTCACCGCGTACCGGATGGCGGACGGCCGCCGCCGCCTGGTCTGGACCACCTTCATGCCCAGCCAGGTCGACCTCGACGTCGCGAACGACCGCGCCCGCGCGTACCTCCGCCGCATCCTCGCCGCCCTGCACGACGGCGGGGTGACGACGGTCCGGCTGGACGCGGTGGGCTACGCGGTGAAGACACCCGGCTCGGACAGCTTCATGACGCCCGAAACGCTGGAGTTCGTGCGGGAGATCGTCGCGCTCGCCCGCGAGGAGGGCCTTCGGGTGCTCGTGGAGGTGCACGCGCACTACACGCAGCAGCTCGCCATCGCGCCGCTCGTCGACCTCGTCTACGACTTCGCGCTCGCGCCGCTGCTGCTGCACAGCCTCGGCACCGGCACCTCCGACCGCCTGGAGGAGTGGCTGCGCATCCGCCCGCAGAACGCGATCACCGTGCTCGACACTCACGACGGGATCGGCATCATCGACGCGGGTCCGTCCGGCGACCGCCCGGGCCTCATCAGCCAGGACGACATGGCCGCGATCTTCGCCCGCGCCGCAGAGGCCACGCACGGCCACTCGACCATCGCCTCTGTCATCCCGGCGTGGATGAGCCTGCCGCACCAGATCAACGCGACCTTCTTCTCCGCCCTCGGCGCCGACGCGGACGCCTACCTGCTGTGCCGCGCCGTCCAGCTCTGGCTGCCCGGGCGCCCGCAGCTGTACTACGTCGGACTGCTCGGCGGCCTGGACGACGTCGCCCTGTTCCAGCGCACCGGCCAGGGCCGCGACGTCAATCGGCACGTCTACACGCCGCAGGAGTTCGACGCGGCGATGGCGAGCGACGTGACCCGCGCCCAGCTCGCGCTCGTCCGGCTCCGGTCGGCGCATCCCGCCTTCTCCGGCGAGTTCGGCTACCGTGTGGAGGCGGATGCGCTCGTGCTCGAGTGGACGCTCGGCGACGAGCGCGCCACGCTCGAGGTCGCGTTCGCCCCCGAACCGCGCTTCCGCATCCACCTCGAGGGAGTCGACGGACCGCTCACCGCCGACTCCGTCGCCGCGCTCGCCGCCCTCTGA
- a CDS encoding sugar phosphotransferase, with protein MAELPPASLSDQPEPVVVTSDTGIGVRRFVRDDIVLRKGLYTLVSGPFTPRESMIEDLLAVRDALDEARLEYLLVRDDDNRLIVALDRRNRKQAAVALAEAFADEPFYARSIDPEKGTDDGDLLIADGRLSRRKADILRIYRPRLEPIGRLRYGADTAFQLEFWKFGDDEITAPCPNALMRPRLPRSEAVEAEVELYGRRWRTLQHMFDPLSSDVAFDIDIVFSWVDGSDTEFQRRRAARMASYVVGEGDDNEARYRQIDELKYALRSVHMFAPWIRNIYIATDSPVPPWLDAQHPRIHIMRSEDFFSDQSGLPTHNSHAVESQLHHIPGLSEHFLYSNDDMFIGRPLSPDVFFSPGGVTKFVEAGTRIGLGETDPTRSGFENAARVNRRLLWERFGAVTTRHLEHCAAPLRISVLREMEQEFPEDFRRTATSPFRSATDISVTNSLYHYYALMTGRAVTQTQAKVLYIETTLRQAPDMMRRLLKKRDQDMFCLNDGSKPEIDPEERTQIVTDFLERYFPFPAPWELPT; from the coding sequence ATGGCTGAGCTTCCTCCCGCATCCCTGTCCGACCAGCCCGAGCCCGTCGTCGTCACCAGCGACACCGGCATCGGCGTGCGCCGGTTCGTCCGCGACGACATCGTGCTCCGAAAAGGGCTTTACACGCTGGTCAGCGGCCCGTTCACGCCGCGGGAGTCGATGATCGAGGACCTCCTCGCCGTGCGCGACGCCCTCGACGAGGCGCGGCTGGAGTACCTGCTGGTCCGCGACGACGACAACCGTCTGATCGTCGCCCTCGACCGCCGCAACCGCAAGCAGGCGGCCGTCGCGCTCGCGGAGGCGTTCGCCGACGAGCCGTTCTACGCGCGCAGCATCGACCCCGAGAAGGGCACCGACGACGGCGACCTCCTCATCGCCGACGGACGCCTCTCGCGCCGCAAGGCCGACATCCTGCGCATCTACCGCCCGCGCCTGGAGCCGATCGGCCGTCTCCGCTACGGCGCCGACACCGCGTTCCAGCTCGAGTTCTGGAAGTTCGGCGACGACGAGATCACCGCGCCGTGCCCCAACGCGCTGATGCGTCCGCGACTCCCCCGCAGCGAGGCCGTCGAGGCCGAGGTCGAGCTGTACGGTCGGCGCTGGCGCACGCTGCAGCACATGTTCGACCCGCTCTCCAGCGACGTCGCCTTCGACATCGACATCGTGTTCTCGTGGGTCGACGGCTCCGACACCGAGTTCCAGCGCCGGCGCGCGGCCCGGATGGCGTCGTACGTGGTCGGCGAGGGCGACGACAACGAGGCCCGCTACCGGCAGATCGACGAGCTCAAGTACGCGCTCCGCAGCGTCCACATGTTCGCGCCGTGGATCCGCAACATCTACATCGCGACCGACTCCCCCGTGCCGCCATGGCTGGATGCGCAGCACCCGCGCATCCACATCATGCGGAGCGAGGACTTCTTCTCCGACCAGTCCGGCCTGCCGACGCACAACTCGCACGCCGTCGAGAGCCAGCTGCACCACATCCCGGGGCTGTCGGAGCACTTCCTGTACTCCAACGACGACATGTTCATCGGGCGGCCGCTCTCACCCGACGTGTTCTTCTCGCCGGGCGGCGTGACCAAGTTCGTGGAGGCGGGCACGCGCATCGGCCTCGGCGAGACCGACCCGACACGGAGTGGGTTCGAGAACGCGGCGCGCGTCAACCGCCGCCTGCTCTGGGAGCGGTTCGGCGCGGTCACCACTCGGCACCTGGAGCATTGCGCGGCGCCGCTGCGGATCAGCGTGCTGCGCGAGATGGAGCAGGAGTTCCCCGAGGACTTCCGCCGGACGGCGACGAGCCCGTTCCGCTCGGCGACCGACATCTCGGTGACGAACTCGCTGTACCACTACTACGCGCTGATGACCGGCCGCGCGGTGACGCAGACGCAGGCGAAGGTGCTCTACATCGAGACGACGCTGCGCCAGGCGCCGGACATGATGCGCCGCCTGCTCAAGAAGCGCGACCAGGACATGTTCTGCCTCAACGACGGCTCCAAGCCCGAGATCGACCCCGAAGAGCGCACGCAGATCGTGACCGACTTCCTCGAGCGCTACTTCCCGTTCCCCGCCCCCTGGGAACTCCCCACCTGA
- a CDS encoding phosphodiesterase → MKTRIAEYPRPDHFLLHISDTHLLAGGERLYGSVDSEHHLRALLDEVEASGGRPEAIVFTGDLADRGQPDAYQRIRALVDPAAERMGARVIWVMGNHDERAAFREGLRDELPDVSPVDDVYWIGGLRIIVLDSTVPGRHYGDVSESQLDWLAAELATAAPEGTILAMHHPPIPSVLDLAVSVELRDQSQLREVLEGSDVRSILAGHLHYSSTAMFAGIPVSVASASCYTQDLNVPVGGTRGRDGAAAFNLVHVYPNTVLHSVVPLGQYPALDYIDAEESARRLAADGIRIPPAARREAPTEPISILA, encoded by the coding sequence GTGAAGACGCGAATCGCGGAGTACCCGCGGCCGGACCACTTCCTTCTGCACATCAGCGACACCCACCTGCTCGCGGGTGGCGAACGCCTCTACGGCTCCGTCGACAGCGAGCACCACCTGCGTGCCCTGCTCGACGAGGTCGAGGCGTCCGGCGGGCGCCCGGAGGCCATCGTGTTCACGGGCGATCTGGCCGATCGCGGTCAGCCCGACGCGTATCAGCGCATCCGTGCACTCGTCGATCCGGCGGCCGAGCGGATGGGCGCCCGCGTCATCTGGGTGATGGGCAACCACGACGAGCGCGCGGCGTTCCGCGAGGGCCTGCGCGACGAGCTGCCCGACGTCTCGCCGGTCGACGACGTGTACTGGATCGGGGGCCTGCGGATCATCGTGCTCGACTCCACCGTCCCCGGTCGCCACTACGGCGATGTGAGCGAGTCGCAGCTCGATTGGCTGGCGGCGGAACTCGCGACCGCGGCGCCCGAGGGCACCATCCTCGCGATGCACCACCCGCCCATCCCGAGCGTGCTCGACCTCGCGGTGTCGGTGGAGCTGCGCGACCAGTCCCAGCTGCGCGAGGTGCTCGAGGGCAGCGACGTGCGCAGCATCCTGGCCGGTCACCTGCACTACTCGTCGACGGCGATGTTCGCCGGCATCCCGGTGTCGGTCGCGTCGGCCAGCTGCTACACGCAGGACCTCAACGTTCCCGTCGGAGGCACGCGCGGCCGCGACGGCGCCGCGGCGTTCAACCTCGTGCACGTCTACCCGAACACGGTGCTGCACTCGGTCGTGCCGCTCGGCCAGTACCCGGCGCTCGACTACATCGACGCGGAGGAGTCGGCGCGCCGGCTGGCCGCCGACGGCATCCGCATCCCGCCGGCCGCCCGCCGCGAGGCCCCGACGGAGCCGATCAGCATCCTCGCCTGA
- a CDS encoding dehydrogenase gives MSTDTIRIGLIGAGGIAGAHVAGYLRNPETVTFAAVADPVRASAESRAGDSGAAIYADYATMLAEADIDAVDICLPHHLHKDAIVAAARAGKHILCEKPLCLSPEEAAEVDAAVAEAGVTLMCAHNQLFLPAVAKAKELIDAGALGRIYEVRTTDSFFNDFDPSNMGWRAHASTSGGGELIDTGYHPTYLLLHLAGGSPVEVTAMLATHRLSFMEGEDSAQVLVRFDNGVIGSLVTSWAYQPADGTEKFSVVGERGSLTSDGTSLTLRGRGDDEPTVYELEPVHEFGEEIAHFARSILDGTRPLHTQKEGIEVLGIILAAYESAERRTIAPVRSARELVTASGE, from the coding sequence ATGTCCACTGACACCATCCGCATCGGCCTCATCGGAGCAGGCGGCATCGCCGGCGCCCACGTCGCCGGGTACCTGCGCAACCCCGAGACGGTCACCTTCGCCGCCGTCGCCGACCCGGTCCGCGCGTCGGCGGAGAGCCGCGCGGGCGACTCCGGCGCCGCGATCTACGCCGACTACGCGACCATGCTCGCCGAGGCCGACATCGATGCCGTCGACATCTGCCTGCCTCACCACCTGCACAAGGACGCGATCGTCGCCGCCGCCCGTGCGGGCAAGCACATCCTGTGCGAGAAGCCGCTCTGCCTGAGCCCGGAGGAGGCCGCCGAGGTGGATGCCGCGGTCGCCGAGGCCGGCGTCACCCTGATGTGCGCGCACAACCAGCTGTTCCTCCCCGCCGTGGCGAAGGCGAAGGAGCTCATCGACGCCGGGGCGCTCGGCCGGATCTACGAGGTGCGCACAACCGACAGCTTCTTCAACGACTTCGACCCGTCGAACATGGGATGGCGTGCCCACGCCTCCACCAGCGGCGGCGGCGAGCTGATCGACACCGGCTACCACCCCACCTACCTGCTGCTGCATCTCGCGGGAGGTTCGCCGGTCGAGGTCACGGCGATGCTCGCGACGCACCGCCTGTCGTTCATGGAGGGCGAGGACTCCGCGCAGGTGCTCGTGCGCTTCGACAACGGCGTGATCGGCAGCCTGGTCACGAGCTGGGCGTACCAGCCGGCGGACGGCACCGAGAAGTTCTCGGTGGTCGGCGAGCGGGGCAGCCTGACCAGCGACGGCACGTCCCTCACCCTCCGCGGCCGCGGCGACGACGAACCGACCGTGTACGAGCTGGAGCCGGTGCACGAGTTCGGCGAGGAGATCGCCCACTTCGCGCGCAGCATCCTGGACGGGACGCGACCGCTGCACACGCAGAAGGAGGGCATCGAGGTGCTCGGCATCATCCTCGCCGCCTACGAGTCGGCGGAGCGCCGGACGATCGCGCCGGTCCGCTCCGCTCGCGAGCTGGTGACCGCGTCGGGCGAGTGA